In one Pungitius pungitius chromosome 13, fPunPun2.1, whole genome shotgun sequence genomic region, the following are encoded:
- the znf488 gene encoding PR domain zinc finger protein 8, which produces MRHASARSPKGISGSGQGEGTQYGGRSSRISSSSPRNGSASSPRSHCTCCTNLLLMSSGLTMDHTFLSRSIWTGDSKFIQHPADLYTSVLVTRSIPAGTCFGPCVLQNTFYETIAFIAQKSCDKTAKSYVFRVDPEAMRNSALVLSWLRLVQAARNGEEQNTEAFLKAGQLYVRTIRDIRQDEELLVWYDQELSHLLGFTDITRGPSEEFKCGRCHQAFENEYPFLAHCRFLCTQVKTDTWSREIYVHKHVETKRQHRVTDFHNIARDLEHRKSGINEDAEIFPKRRKSEETLCPKVRKTVLLEKTNISNHDNITPLIKGNDLSAGEASSSAGKMKADKIKPDHLGCKNDGITHVRVMEPGQSSSLHSSGSSAFSLVLSNNRGEQKSAFCKPSKITSAGDHQAHLSSASTGPSIRLGEMTDSFPPGTVMRYNNLMASNILNSDLHAVPSPAALNNAFHYAPEHWSRSVGVQLQNTPSLTILPPTFTSFGVSVQNWCAKCNLSFRMTSDLVFHMRSHHKKEFAAESHVRKRREEKLTCPICHEYFRERHHLSRHMTSHN; this is translated from the exons ATGCGCCACGCTTCGGCGCGCTCCCCGAAGGGGATAAGTGGGAGTGGGCAAGGAGAGGGAACACAGTACGGAGGAAGATCCAGCCGGATAAGTAGCTCGTCACCAAGGAACGGGAGCGCATCGTCACCGAGGTCCCACTGCACCTGCTGCACAAACCTCCTCCTCATGTCCAGCGG TTTAACGATGGATCACACTTTCCTGTCTCGGTCAATCTGGACCGGTGACAGCAAATTCATCCAGCATCCAGCGGACCTCTACACCAGTGTGCTCGTTACGCGCAGCATCCCTGCGGGCACATGCTTCGGTCCATGTGTGCTCCAAAACACCTTCTATGAGACCATCGCCTTCATAGCGCAGAAATCCTGCGATAAGACAGCAAAGTCGTATGTGTTCAGG GTGGATCCGGAGGCCATGCGTAATTCTGCGCTAGTGCTGTCCTGGCTGCGGCTCGTGCAGGCTGCGCGTAATGGAGAGGAACAGAACACGGAGGCCTTTCTGAAAGCGGGCCAGCTGTATGTGCGGACCATCCGGGACATCCGGCAGGACGAAGAGCTCCTGGTGTGGTACGACCAGGAGCTATCTCACCTACTGGGCTTCACCGACATAACCAGAGGGCCAAGTGAAG AGTTCAAATGTGGAAGATGTCACCAGGCCTTTGAGAATGAGTATCCTTTCCTGGCTCACTGCCGATTCCTGTGTACTCAAGTAAAGACTGACACGTGGAGCCGCGAGATTTACGTGCACAAGCACGTGGAAACGAAGAGGCAACACCGAGTGACAGATTTCCACAACATCGCCAGAGATTTGGAACACAGAAAATCTGGCATCAACGAGGATGCAGAGATTTTCCCCAAAAGAAGGAAATCCGAGGAAACGCTCTGTCCCAAAGTGCGTAAAACGGTTCttctggaaaaaacaaacatatcaaACCATGACAATATTACCCCACTGATTAAGGGCAACGACCTGTCAGCCGGAGAGGCATCGTCCTCTGCGGGGAAAATGAAAGCAGATAAGATCAAACCGGATCATTTGGGATGTAAGAACGACGGCATTACGCACGTACGAGTGATGGAACCAGGCCAGAGCTCTAGTTTGCACTCAAGCGGAAGCAGCGCATTTTCTCTGGTCCTGTCGAACAATCGGGGTGAGCAGAAAAGCGCTTTCTGTAAACCAAGTAAAATAACTTCCGCTGGTGACCACCAGGCGCATCTCAGCAGCGCTTCAACAGGCCCCTCCATCCGCCTGGGGGAGATGACTGATTCTTTCCCCCCCGGCACCGTTATGAGGTACAACAATCTAATGGCGTCCAACATCCTAAACAGTGACCTACACGCAGTTCCCTCACCGGCTGCATTAAACAACGCTTTCCATTACGCGCCGGAACACTGGTCCAGGAGCGTTGGCGTGCAGCTGCAGAACACCCCCTCTCTCACGATCCTGCCCCCGACGTTCACCTCATTCGGCGTGTCGGTGCAGAACTGGTGCGCCAAATGCAACCTGTCTTTCCGCATGACATCCGACCTCGTGTTCCACATGCGCTCTCATCACAAGAAGGAGTTTGCGGCGGAATCCcacgtgaggaagaggagggaggagaaactcACCTGTCCGATCTGCCACGAATACTTCCGGGAGCGACACCACCTGTCCAGACACATGACTTCGCATAATTGA